In the genome of Drosophila yakuba strain Tai18E2 chromosome 3R, Prin_Dyak_Tai18E2_2.1, whole genome shotgun sequence, one region contains:
- the LOC6535239 gene encoding mediator of RNA polymerase II transcription subunit 21 gives MADRLTQLQDTVNQQAENFCNAIGVIQQTSFPSKFVNFERIGPQTPNSCQPQEDYAQLFAQLIARCAKDIDTLIESLPNEDSSIELQNSSLKRLEIENQETAKDLEEVVQKGELLLEKMQYALESIAQAQLDMQITLKHDLQ, from the exons ATGGCTGACCGCCTTACACAATTGCAAGACACCGTTAATCAG CAAGCCGAGAACTTCTGCAATGCTATTGGTGTAATTCAACAAACCTCTTTTCCGAgtaaatttgttaattttgaaCGCATTGGACCCCAAACGCCAAACTCGTGTCAGCCGCAAGAAGATTATGCCCAACTATTTGCACAGTTAATTGCTCGATGTGCTAAAGACATCGACACCTTAATTGAGTCGCTTCCAAATGAAGACAGCTCCATTGAACTTCAAAATTCTAGCCTTAAGAGACTTGAGATCGAAAACCAAGAAACTGCAAAAGACCTTGAGGAAGTAGTGCAAAAAGGCGAACTTTTGCTAGAAAAAATGCAGtatgctttggaaagcattGCTCAGGCTCAATTAGATATGCAAATAACACTTAAACATGATTTACAATAG
- the LOC26536186 gene encoding histone-lysine N-methyltransferase SETD1 — protein sequence MQDIRNITLVNNSGNNHDSSLANSKMPRNFKLLADPQLVKCGTRLYRYDGLMPGDPAYPTITPRDPRNPLIRIRARAVEPLMLLIPRFVIDSDYVGQPPAVEVTIVNLNDNIDKQFLANMLDKCGTSDEIHIYHHPITNKHMGIARIVFDSTKGARQFVEKYNQKSVMGKILDVFCDPFGATLKKAIESLTNPVAAKPLIGTKETLKWTLQHSALEDTELIHGYLEKNGEHVNDIYTTFKSNPTADRSRDRNWNRDKERDRHFKDRSRHSPERSYDRDRGMRENVGASVRSKRSFYRRRSKDISPEDSRDILITTRERGRDSDSRPRDYCRSRERESFRDRKRSRDKSRDQPREKREHRFNSSKDREYRGRDRDRSAEIDRRDRESLKYCNRYSLHEYIETDSRRSSNTITSYYSSSSLPSTNHGFSSCSYPSIENIQKWSDHRGWTAPQPDFQPVQPPPPPPEEIENWDEEEHHKNCFTSTAHYGCANIQPPVPSNVNYMTKLKSVTQLNSDPGNVDLDTRIALIFKGKTFGNAPPFLQMDSSDSETDKCKPDVFSDVYSDSNNSEHKKKSSDKNEASDISSDEEIIGKKDKSKTSLSEKEVDDDNMSLSSLSSHEDPIQTKEGAEKPIMSPYIYSHSNQNPFYYHATGYGHYLSGIPSESTSRFFSNGAYMQSDYLKAVASFNFDSFSKPYNYHESALSDPNDGIRKKVKKVIGYIVEELKQILKRDVNKRMIEITAFKNFETWWDEHTIKARSKPLSEISDSIVNTPLNLIKDTSYKEKNADIGLLNNSQREVADFQSFSSIGLRAAMPKLPSFRRIRKHPSPIPNKGNFLERDLSDQEEMVQCSDSEKEDSNMGISNTARSNIKGPDPLQESDHKSRISDLILKRKGSASSFFSSSSSSASCEAEYEASDCVEKARTSEEDSPEGYGQRNRNLRKKSFRNKNRVGTRDKILKSMDSGSDENKKENVTRHTKKNNIYSDTDEDNDRTLFTALQEKNISTILSDLEEISKDSCFGLDENVIEPTFLTKIPNTPKMNEFRRSLTPVPPPGYNEEEIKKNDCKQKSVFDYNRIYSDSEEEKEYQEKRRRNTEYMAQIEREFLEEQEKSIENSLDRNLQSPNTTVQSGKTPRNKNDETREIFNSQIKPCFESASKVDNTAVNVENIEKNLNEFVAVESDVLSNGCNKVYPNSKGETKGTQSPVYSDGGSSQASQASQVALEHCYSLPPHAQSVSLCNFPSGQLNETKNILKQEPENIAIVNQMTRTGPGRPRKDPSRTQKKKKDSVLRVPNVKNKMAPNRDAWAELARRTANFVPYDMYKTRDQNEEMVILYTFLTKGIDAEDINFIKMSYLDHLHKEPYAMFLNNTHWVDHCTTDRAFWPPPPKKRRKDDELMRHKTGSARTEGFYKLDVREKAKHKYHHAKANTEDSLNEDRSDEPTALTNNHHNKIISKMQGISREARSNQRRLLTAFGSMGESELLKFNQLKFRKKQLKFAKSAIHDWGLFAMEPIAADEMVIEYVGQMIRPVVADLRETKYEAIGIGSSYLFRIDMETIIDATKCGNLARFINHSCNPNCYAKVITIESEKKIVIYSKQPIGINEEITYDYKFPLEEEKIPCLCGAQGCRGTLN from the exons ATGCAGGACATTCGTAATATTACCCTTGTCAACAATTCCGGCAACAACCATGATTCGTCTCTGGCCAACTCCAAAATGCCGCGCAACTTTAAACTGCTAGCTGATCCACAGTTGGTTAAATGTGGTACCAGACTCTATCGTTACGATGGTTTAATGCCAGGAGACCCGGCTTATCCAACAATAACTCCCAGGGACCCACGGAATCCACTTATTCGCATACGCGCCAGGGCTGTTGAACCACTTATGCTTCTTATTCCGAG GTTTGTCATCGATTCCGACTACGTGGGCCAGCCCCCTGCAGTGGAAGTTACAATAGTGAACCTAAATGATAACATCGACAAGCAGTTTCTTGCTAACATGCTGGACAAATGTGGAACATCTGATGAAATACATATTTACCATCATCCCAtcacaaacaaacacatgGGCATTGCTCGTATAGTGTTTGATAGTACAAAGGGAGCGAGAcaattcgttgaaaaatacAATCAAAAGTCTGTAATGGGAAAG ATCTTGGATGTGTTTTGCGACCCTTTTGGTGCCACATTAAAAAAAGCTATTGAGAGCCTTACAAATCCAGTCGCTGCAAAACCATTGATAGGTACCAAAGAAACGTTAAAATGGACATTACAGCATTCGGCTTTAGAGGACACCGAACTCATCCACGGATATCTTGAAAAAAACGGCGAACATGTAAATGATATCTACACCACTTTTAAAAGCAATCCTACTGCAGACCGCAGTAGAGATCGAAACTGGAATCGTGACAAGGAAAGAGATCGACATTTTAAGGACCGCAGTCGACACTCGCCAGAGCGAAGTTATGATCGTGATCGTGGAATGCGTGAAAACGTTGGCGCTTCAGTAAGAAGTAAACGTAGTTTTTATCGACGCCGTTCTAAAGATATATCCCCAGAAGATTCTCGGGATATATTGATCACGACAAGAGAACGAGGTAGAGATTCAGATTCACGGCCTCGCGACTATTGTCGTTCTAGGGAGCGAGAATCGTTTCGAGACCGTAAAAGATCTCGCGACAAAAGCCGAGACCAGCCCAGGGAAAAGAGAGAACATCGTTTTAACTCATCTAAAGATCGAGAGTATCGCGGAAGAGATCGCGACCGATCTGCTGAAATCGATCGAAGGGATCGCGAAAGTCTTAAGTATTGTAACCGCTATTCATTGCATGAATATATTGAAACTGATAGTAGACGCTCATCGAATACAATAACTAGTTACTattccagttccagtttgcCTAGCACAAACCATGGTTTCAGTAGCTGTTCTTACCcttcaattgaaaatattcagAAATGGTCAGATCATAGAGGTTGGACCGCGCCTCAGCCCGACTTTCAGCCAGTACAACCACCCCCGCCGCCACCAGAAGAGATTGAAAACTGGGATGAAGAGGAACaccataaaaattgttttacgTCAACTGCGCATTATGGCTGCGCAAATATTCAACCGCCAGTGCCGTCAAACGTTAATTACATGACTAAATTAAAGTCAGTTACACAATTAAATTCCGATCCAGGGAACGTAGATTTAGATACTCGAATTGCGTTAATATTTAAAGGAAAAACGTTTGGAAATGCACCACCTTTTCTTCAAATGGATAGTAGCGATTCAGAAACAGATAAATGCAAACCTGATGTTTTTTCAGATGTTTATTCCGATTCAAACAACTCagagcacaaaaaaaagtCAAGTGACAAAAATGAAGCAAGTGATATATCAAGTGATGAAGAAATAATAGGTAAAAAGGACAAGTCGAAAACCAgtttaagtgaaaaagaaGTAGATGATGACAATATGTCTTTATCGAGCTTATCTTCCCATGAGGATCCTATTCAGACTAAAGAAGGTGCAGAGAAACCTATTATGTCACCTTACATATATTCCCATTCAAATCAAAATCCTTTTTATTACCATGCAACAGGCTATGGGCACTATCTATCCGGTATCCCGTCGGAATCTACAAGTCGTTTTTTTTCAAATGGCGCTTACATGCAGTCTGATTATTTAAAAGCCGTTgcttcatttaattttgattcgTTTTCAAAGCCATACAACTACCATGAAAGTGCTCTATCAGATCCGAATGATGGGATAcgcaaaaaagtaaaaaaagtaattggttATATTGTCGAGGAGCTGAAACAGATTTTAAAAAGGGACGTTAATAAGCGTATGATTGAGATAActgcatttaaaaattttgagACATGGTGGGACGAGCATACAATAAAAGCTCGTTCAAAGCCGCTATCCGAAATATCAGACTCCATTGTCAATACACCcttaaatttgattaaagATACTTCCTATAAGGAAAAGAATGCTGACATTGGTCTTCTTAATAATTCCCAAAGGGAAGTCGCAGATTTTCAATCCTTCTCAAGTATAGGCTTACGGGCGGCAATGCCCAAGCTGCCATCATTTCGACGTATAAGAAAACATCCTAGTCCTATACCTAACAAAGGAAATTTTTTGGAAAGAGATTTAAGTGACCAAGAGGAAATGGTGCAATGTTCAGATTCTGAAAAAGAGGATTCTAATATGGGAATCTCCAATACTGCACGTTCAAACATAAAGGGTCCAGACCCACTTCAAGAGTCAGATCATAAATCGCGAATAtctgatttaattttaaaaagaaaggGAAGTGCTTCAAGTTTCTTTTCATCTTCGTCTTCTTCCGCTTCTTGTGAAGCTGAATATGAAGCCAGCGATTGTGTCGAAAAAGCAAGGACTAGTGAAGAAGATAGTCCTGAAGGATATGGTCAAAGAAATAGGAATCTACGGAAAAAAAGTTttagaaacaaaaacagagtCGGTACAAGGGataaaattttgaaaagtatggATTCGGGCTCAGATGAAAACAAGAAAGAGAACGTAACaaggcacacaaaaaaaaataatatatattccGATACAGATGAAGATAATGATAGAACGTTGTTTACTGCTttacaagaaaaaaatatttcaactaTTCTATCTGATCTCGAAGAAATAAGTAAAGATAGTTGCTTCGGATTAGACGAAAACGTGATCGAGCCCACATTTTTAACAAAGATACCAAACACGCCGAAAATGAACGAATTTAGGCGCTCTCTTACCCCTGTTCCACCACCGGGGTACAATGaagaagaaattaaaaaaaatgactGTAAACAAAAGTCAGTATTTGATTATAATAGAATTTACAGCGACTCCGAGGAGGAGAAAGAATATCAGGAAAAGAGAAGAAGAAATACTGAGTACATGGCTCAAATAGAACGAGAATTTTTAGAGGAACAAGAAAAGAGTATTGAAAATTCTTTGGATAGAAACCTACAATCCCCTAATACCACGGTACAAAGCGGAAAAACcccaagaaataaaaatgacgAAACTcgagaaatatttaattcccAAATTAAACCATGCTTTGAAAGTGCAAGTAAAGTTGACAATACTGCAGTCAATGTAGAAAATATTGAGAAAAATCTAAATGAATTTGTCGCTGTAGAGAGTGATGTTCTTTCAAACGGTTGTAACAAAGTGTATCCAAATTCAAAAGGTGAAACCAAAGGAACTCAATCGCCAGTGTACTCTGACGGCGGTTCCAGTCAAGCGTCACAGGCCAGCCAGGTTGCGCTAGAGCATTGTTATTCGTTGCCGCCGCACGCACAATCAGTTTCTTTGTGCAATTTTCCATCTGGCCAGTTGAATGAgactaaaaacattttaaaacaagaACCAGAGAACATTGCAATTGTTAACCAAATGACGAGGACAGGTCCAGGCAGACCTCGCAAGGATCCAAGTCGCActcaaaagaaaaagaaagattCGGTCCTCAGGGTGCCAAATGTAAAGAACAAAATGGCACCAAACAGAGATGCGTGGGCCGAATTGGCACGAAGAACTGCAAATTTTGTTCCGTATGATATGTATAAAACTCGTGATCAGAATGAAGAAATGGTTATTTTGTACACTTTCTTAACAAAAGGCATTGATGCAGAAGatataaactttataaaaatgaGTTATTTGGACCATTTGCATAAGGAGCCGTATGC tatgtttttaaataatactcACTGGGTGGATCACTGCACAACTGACCGAGCTTTTTGGCCACCGCCTccaaaaaaacgaagaaaagaTGATGAACTGATGCGCCATAAGACTGGATCTGCACGAACTGAAGGATTTTACAAATTAGATGTTCGAGAAAAAGCTAAGCACAAGTACCATCACGCTAAAGCCAATACAGAAGATTCCCTTAATGAAGATCGGAGCGATGAACCTACAGCACTTACAAACAACCatcacaataaaataatttccaaaatGCAAGGAATTTCCCGCGAAGCTCGCTCAAACCAGCGAAGGCTCTTAACAGCCTTTGGTTCTATGGGTGAGTCTGAGCTCTTAAAATTTAATCAGCTAAAGTTTCGGAAGAAACAGCTTAAATTTGCCAAATCTGCGATACATGATTGGGGATTATTTGCAATGGAGCCCATAGCTGCAGATGAAATGGTTATTGAATATGTTGGTCAGATGATTCGACCTGTAGTAGCTGATCTAAGAGAAACAAAGTACGAAGCGATTGGAATTGGTAGTTCCTATTTGTTTCGAATCGACATGGAAACTATAATCGATGCAACTAAATGTGGAAACTTGGCTCGTTTTATAAATCACAGTTGCAAT ccGAACTGCTACGCTAAGGTTATAACTATTgaatctgaaaaaaaaatagttatatATTCAAAACAACCCATTGGTATCAACGAGGAAATAACGTACGACTATAAATTTCCATTGGAAGAAGAAAAAATACCGTGCCTGTGCGGCGCCCAAGGATGTCGAGGCACACTTAACTAA